A genomic window from Rattus norvegicus strain BN/NHsdMcwi chromosome 9, GRCr8, whole genome shotgun sequence includes:
- the Or6b2b gene encoding olfactory receptor Olr1344: protein MRGENITKVSTFILLGFPTGPELQYLLFLLFLLAYLFVLVENLAIILTVWSSASLHRPMYYFLGSLSFLEIWYVSDIIPKMLDGFLLQRKRISFAGCMTQLYFFISLVCTECVLLASMAYDRYVAICHPLRYQVIMTTGLCVQLVAFSFASAFTVSVIKVYFISSATFCGSNILNHFFCDISPILKLACTDFSTAELVDFILAFIILVFPLLATILSYGHITLAVLRIPSATGRWRAFSTCASHLTVVTFFYVAMLFIYVRPQAIDTRSSNKLISAVYTVLTPILNPLIYCLRNKEFKDAVRRTLGLGHTL, encoded by the coding sequence CCCACCGGCCCTGAGCTGCAGtacctgctcttcctcctcttcctgctcgcCTACCTCTTTGTGCTGGTGGAGAACCTAGCCATCATCCTCACTGTCTGGAGCAGCGCCTCCCTCCACAGACCCATGTACTACTTCCTGGGCTCCCTGTCCTTCTTAGAGATCTGGTATGTGTCAGACATCATCCCCAAGATGCTGGACGGCTTCCTCCTGCAGCGGAAACGCATCTCTTTTGCTGGTTGCATGACTCAACTCTACTTCTTCATCTCCCTGGTGTGTACAGAGTGTGTACTCCTGGCttccatggcctatgaccgctatgtggccatctgccacCCTCTGCGCTACCAAGTCATCATGACCACAGGGCTGTGTGTCCAGCTCGTGGCCTTCTCTTTTGCTAGTGCCttcacagtctctgtgatcaAGGTCTACTTTATCTCCAGCGCCACCTTCTGTGGCTCCAATATCTTGAaccacttcttctgtgacatctCCCCCATCCTCAAGTTGGCCTGCACTGACTTCTCTACTGCGGAGCTGGTGGACTTCATCCTGGCCTTCATCATCCTGGTTTTCCCTCTCCTGGCCACCATCCTCTCCTATGGCCACATCACCCTGGCTGTGCTGCGGATCCCTTCAGCCACGGGCAGGTGGAGAGCCTTCTCCACCTGTGCCTCCCACCTCACTGTGGTCACCTTCTTCTACGTGGCCATGCTTTTTATATATGTGCGACCCCAGGCCATCGATACCCGGAGCTCCAACAAGCTCATCTCTGCTGTGTACACTGTCCTCACGCCCATCTTAAACCCCTTGATTTATTGCCTAAGGAACAAAGAGTTTAAAGATGCTGTGAGACGGACACTGGGATTGGGTCACACTCTATAG